From Oscillatoria sp. FACHB-1406, a single genomic window includes:
- the rpsU gene encoding 30S ribosomal protein S21, whose translation MTQVIVGENENIESALRRFRRQVSKAGIFADMKRLRHFETPIEKRKRKALARRRKKRTR comes from the coding sequence ATGACCCAAGTGATTGTTGGCGAGAATGAAAATATTGAGTCTGCGCTGCGCCGCTTCAGACGGCAGGTTTCTAAAGCCGGGATCTTTGCAGATATGAAACGATTGCGCCATTTTGAAACCCCCATTGAAAAGCGCAAGCGTAAGGCTTTAGCTAGACGGCGTAAAAAACGCACGCGCTAA